A stretch of Desulfuromonas acetexigens DNA encodes these proteins:
- a CDS encoding HAD family hydrolase — protein sequence MKIVAARERRGGTMGGFHHGQIAGVWFDLDGTLLEVEMRRFIPAYTRGLAGAFADLTEPESFAELLLAATLELLRREDGACSNETFFLERVTAPLGIDGEDFKARLAAYCDAELAALAPLVRPHPLARAALEHCRRAGLRVVLATNPVFPRAVIEARMAWGGFADYPFELVTTYENSRYCKPHRGYFTDILDHMGLEPARCLMIGNDTEHDLAARSAGVPTFLAETWLIDRGAGAFNADYRGDLAELCRVVDRLSGSGDH from the coding sequence ATGAAAATTGTCGCCGCCCGCGAGCGGCGAGGGGGAACGATGGGCGGTTTTCATCATGGGCAAATTGCGGGGGTCTGGTTCGACCTGGACGGCACCTTGCTTGAAGTGGAAATGCGCCGCTTCATTCCGGCCTACACCCGAGGGCTGGCCGGCGCTTTCGCCGATCTGACCGAGCCGGAGAGTTTTGCCGAACTGCTCCTGGCCGCGACTCTGGAATTGTTGCGCCGCGAGGACGGAGCGTGCAGCAATGAGACTTTTTTTCTGGAGCGGGTGACGGCGCCCCTGGGCATCGACGGGGAGGATTTCAAGGCGCGGCTGGCGGCCTACTGCGATGCGGAGCTTGCCGCCCTGGCGCCGCTGGTGCGTCCCCATCCCCTGGCCCGGGCGGCTTTGGAGCACTGCCGCCGGGCCGGACTGCGGGTGGTGCTGGCGACCAATCCGGTCTTTCCCCGGGCCGTCATCGAAGCGCGCATGGCCTGGGGCGGGTTCGCCGACTATCCCTTCGAACTGGTGACCACCTACGAAAACAGCCGTTACTGCAAGCCCCATCGCGGATATTTCACCGATATCCTCGACCATATGGGGCTGGAGCCGGCCCGCTGTCTGATGATCGGCAACGACACCGAGCATGACCTGGCGGCCCGATCGGCCGGAGTCCCGACCTTTCTCGCGGAAACCTGGCTGATCGACCGGGGCGCGGGCGCCTTCAACGCCGATTATCGGGGGGATCTGGCGGAGTTGTGCCGGGTGGTGGATCGCCTGAGTGGTAGCGGGGATCATTGA
- a CDS encoding helix-turn-helix domain-containing protein translates to MENIREEVKELQIGFKVRRLRQERRMTLQDLADATGLSKPLLSQIENEQVIPPLGTLLRISKAFKVGLHFFFQEEGHNEKCILTRSGESRRMYRRPGEDEAPPPYAYHSLAFGKKHRNMEPFLVEFEPRQEVDGLQVCHEGEEFLFVLDGALEFHYGDRVMTLAPGDSVYYDSTEPHGYVATADSPTRAVAVIYSKGG, encoded by the coding sequence ATGGAAAACATTCGGGAAGAGGTCAAGGAACTGCAGATCGGCTTCAAGGTTCGAAGATTGCGGCAGGAGCGGCGCATGACCTTGCAGGACCTGGCCGATGCCACCGGCCTCTCCAAGCCCCTGCTGTCGCAGATCGAAAATGAACAGGTCATCCCCCCGCTAGGCACCCTGTTACGTATCTCCAAGGCCTTCAAGGTCGGACTGCACTTCTTCTTCCAGGAAGAAGGACATAACGAAAAGTGCATCCTTACCCGCTCCGGTGAAAGCCGCCGCATGTACCGCCGCCCCGGCGAGGACGAAGCCCCGCCTCCCTACGCCTACCACTCCCTGGCTTTCGGCAAGAAGCATCGCAACATGGAGCCCTTCCTGGTCGAATTCGAACCCCGGCAAGAGGTCGACGGCTTGCAGGTCTGCCATGAAGGGGAGGAATTCCTTTTCGTGCTGGACGGCGCCCTCGAGTTCCATTATGGCGACCGGGTCATGACCCTGGCCCCCGGCGACTCGGTCTACTACGATTCCACCGAACCCCACGGCTATGTCGCCACCGCCGACTCCCCGACCCGGGCGGTGGCGGTCATCTATTCCAAGGGCGGCTAG
- a CDS encoding RluA family pseudouridine synthase: MESTRQLLFPFGRSTERLDRFLAEQLPELSRSQLKILIDDGRVRLDGQQVKASLRLKGGESVTVEIPPPEPTTARPQDLPLTILYEDSRLIVVDKPAGLVVHPAAGHREGTLVNALLHHCRDLAGIGGELRPGIVHRLDKDTSGVMVATKDDAAHQHLAAQFKVHSITRRYLALIHGLPTAAAGTIDLPIGRHPVQRKKMSTQSRAGRRAVTHWRVLRRYAADGLALVELTLETGRTHQIRVHLSESRMPVVGDPVYGGSQRGKALADPELRAMVRALGRQALHARLLGFIHPESGAYLEFQSPLPAELADLVAYLDNKYRLPADPAQQALSSGESPSP; encoded by the coding sequence ATGGAGTCCACTCGCCAACTGCTCTTTCCTTTCGGGCGCTCGACCGAGCGCCTCGATCGTTTCCTGGCGGAACAGTTGCCGGAACTGTCCCGCTCCCAGTTGAAAATACTCATCGACGACGGCCGGGTTCGACTCGACGGTCAGCAGGTCAAAGCCAGCCTCCGCCTTAAGGGGGGAGAGTCGGTGACGGTCGAAATTCCGCCGCCGGAACCTACCACCGCCCGGCCCCAGGATCTTCCCCTGACGATTCTTTATGAGGATTCGCGCCTGATCGTGGTTGACAAACCGGCCGGTCTGGTGGTACATCCGGCCGCCGGCCATCGCGAGGGGACGCTGGTCAACGCTCTACTTCACCACTGCCGTGACCTGGCGGGGATCGGCGGGGAGTTGCGGCCGGGGATCGTCCACCGCCTCGACAAAGACACCTCGGGGGTGATGGTGGCGACCAAGGACGATGCCGCTCACCAGCATCTGGCCGCCCAGTTCAAAGTCCACTCCATTACCCGCCGTTATCTGGCCCTGATCCACGGACTGCCGACCGCCGCGGCCGGAACCATCGACCTGCCCATTGGTCGGCACCCGGTGCAGCGTAAAAAGATGAGCACACAAAGCCGCGCCGGGCGACGAGCTGTCACCCACTGGCGGGTGTTGCGCCGCTATGCCGCCGACGGTCTGGCGCTGGTGGAACTGACCCTGGAAACGGGGCGCACCCACCAGATTCGCGTGCATCTTTCCGAGTCGCGCATGCCGGTGGTCGGCGATCCGGTCTACGGCGGCAGCCAGCGGGGCAAAGCCCTCGCCGATCCCGAGCTGCGCGCCATGGTCCGGGCCTTGGGGCGCCAGGCCCTGCATGCCCGCCTACTCGGTTTCATCCACCCGGAAAGCGGCGCCTACCTGGAGTTTCAAAGTCCGCTCCCCGCGGAACTCGCCGACCTCGTAGCCTATCTCGACAACAAATATCGCCTCCCCGCCGACCCGGCGCAGCAGGCGCTTTCTTCCGGAGAATCCCCCTCACCATGA
- the trkA gene encoding Trk system potassium transporter TrkA has protein sequence MKILIVGVGQVGYFLCERLSLEGHEVTLIDRSPEHLGKAADRLNVLGIHGNGASAEILEQAGIKDADIFIAVTDLDEVNILACLLAREYQVPTRVARVKSIEYTGQGAVLSKEKLGIDLLINPDDAVAEEIVQIACRAGAFDVAEFAEGQIQFLGYRINEDSPLRDLSLRELGEIRGIYRFVITAISRAGQTIIPRGDDVILAGDSIFIVAHRKDLPAIQYLLQQQQGKKRGAARAFILGGGNIGLHVALELETMGFAVRLIDQDEKRCERLSAKLNRTLVINTDGTDIRTLLDEGVDGAEIFIAVTDNDESNILCSLLAKQHGARRSLALVNKPELLNLAPSLGIDACVSPRQAAAGAILKYVRRGGVISLAAIEGSNAEVMEILIKPDSEKIGIPLRKLHFPAGAIIGAVMHGETYTIPTGDCHLQAGDRVVVFALPAALGKIERFFE, from the coding sequence ATGAAAATTCTCATCGTCGGCGTCGGCCAGGTCGGCTACTTCCTTTGTGAACGCCTCTCCCTCGAAGGACACGAAGTCACCCTTATCGACCGCAGTCCGGAACACCTGGGCAAGGCGGCGGACCGGCTTAATGTCCTCGGCATCCACGGCAACGGCGCCAGCGCCGAGATTTTGGAGCAGGCGGGAATCAAAGACGCGGATATCTTCATCGCCGTCACCGATCTCGACGAGGTCAACATCCTCGCTTGCCTGCTCGCCCGGGAATACCAGGTGCCGACCCGTGTCGCCCGGGTCAAAAGCATCGAATACACCGGGCAGGGGGCGGTCCTTTCCAAAGAGAAGCTCGGCATCGACCTGCTCATCAATCCCGACGACGCCGTCGCCGAGGAGATTGTGCAGATCGCCTGCCGCGCCGGTGCCTTCGACGTGGCCGAATTTGCTGAAGGGCAGATCCAGTTTCTCGGCTACCGGATCAACGAGGACAGCCCCCTGCGCGACCTTTCCCTACGGGAACTGGGGGAGATTCGCGGCATCTACCGCTTTGTCATCACCGCCATCAGTCGTGCCGGGCAGACCATCATCCCTCGGGGGGACGATGTCATTCTGGCTGGCGACAGCATCTTCATCGTCGCCCACCGTAAAGATCTGCCGGCCATTCAATATCTGCTGCAACAGCAACAGGGGAAGAAACGCGGCGCCGCCCGGGCGTTCATTCTCGGCGGCGGCAATATCGGCCTGCACGTGGCCCTGGAGTTGGAAACCATGGGTTTTGCAGTGCGCCTCATCGATCAGGATGAAAAACGCTGCGAGCGCCTGAGCGCCAAGCTCAATCGCACCCTGGTCATCAACACCGACGGCACCGACATCCGCACCCTGCTCGACGAGGGGGTGGACGGCGCGGAGATCTTCATCGCCGTCACCGATAACGACGAAAGCAACATCCTCTGCTCGCTACTGGCCAAGCAGCACGGTGCCCGCCGCAGTCTGGCTCTGGTCAACAAGCCGGAATTGCTCAATCTCGCCCCCTCCCTCGGCATCGACGCCTGCGTCTCCCCCCGTCAGGCCGCCGCCGGTGCAATCCTCAAATACGTGCGGCGCGGCGGCGTCATTTCCCTGGCGGCCATCGAGGGGAGCAACGCCGAGGTCATGGAAATCCTCATCAAGCCGGACAGCGAAAAGATCGGCATCCCCCTGCGCAAACTGCACTTCCCGGCCGGAGCGATCATCGGCGCGGTGATGCACGGGGAAACGTACACCATCCCCACCGGGGACTGCCATCTGCAGGCGGGGGATCGGGTCGTGGTCTTCGCCCTGCCCGCTGCTCTGGGCAAAATCGAAAGGTTTTTCGAGTAG
- a CDS encoding response regulator has product MSTGILYVDDHEIFHECMRQMFTQRNDMQILAIASNGQTAVRLATELRPDVVVMDVRLPGLNGIEATRKILSTQPRARIIGLSGYTDRQTVLAMIKAGARGYVVKDAAFNELIQAIQAVASGKMYLSPGITSVMLEELIAPAHADGAAAGLLLSRREEEVLRLAVDGFSSKDIADHLGLSPKTIETHRSRIMKKLGLKSFADLVKYAVREGLTSA; this is encoded by the coding sequence ATGAGCACAGGGATTCTCTACGTTGACGATCATGAGATTTTTCATGAATGTATGCGCCAGATGTTCACTCAGCGCAACGACATGCAGATTCTCGCCATCGCTAGCAACGGCCAGACGGCGGTGCGCCTCGCCACCGAGCTGCGCCCCGATGTCGTGGTCATGGATGTACGCCTGCCCGGACTCAACGGCATCGAAGCGACGCGAAAAATCCTCTCGACCCAGCCTCGCGCCCGGATCATCGGCCTCTCCGGCTATACCGACCGGCAGACCGTGCTCGCCATGATCAAGGCCGGCGCTCGCGGCTACGTGGTCAAGGATGCCGCCTTTAACGAGCTGATCCAGGCGATTCAGGCGGTCGCCTCGGGGAAAATGTACCTCAGTCCCGGCATCACCTCGGTCATGCTCGAGGAATTGATCGCCCCGGCCCACGCCGATGGCGCCGCCGCCGGACTGCTGCTGAGCCGGCGGGAGGAAGAAGTGCTGCGGTTGGCGGTGGATGGCTTCTCATCCAAGGACATCGCTGACCATCTTGGGCTCAGCCCGAAAACGATCGAAACCCATCGGTCGCGGATCATGAAAAAGCTGGGACTGAAATCCTTCGCCGATCTGGTCAAATACGCGGTGCGCGAGGGATTGACCAGCGCTTGA
- a CDS encoding TrkH family potassium uptake protein, translating to MNAPATLRILGALLIFLGGALLTPIPFSLYFADGAAGAFLLSSGISLTVGLLLFKGCRGGMEFSVREGFAIVTFGWLFYALFGALPFILSGAIPAPLDAVFETMSGFTTTGSTILRVIEGLPESILFWRALTHWLGGMGIIVLSLAILPMLGVGGMQLFKAEVPGPTADRLKPRIQDTAKLLWGVYLLLTAVETLLLMLGGMTFYEALCHAFATLATGGFSTRNASVAAYDSAYIDGVITLFMFLAGINFSLHYHALRGRPREFFRNEEFRLYLAITLGAVAALVYFNQGTVYTSVTENFRYSAFQVTSILTTTGFGTADFELWALPAQFLLVLLMFVGGCAGSTGGGMKVARILLLFKHVRNQLFKLIHPKAVRLVKLGETPVDRDVMQSILGFFALYMGIFVAASLLMTATGMDLVSATTSVIATLSNIGPGLGSVGPVDNFAHVPDFGKGVLTCCMLLGRLELFTVLVLLFPSFWKK from the coding sequence ATGAACGCCCCCGCCACACTGCGCATCCTCGGCGCCCTGCTCATTTTCCTCGGTGGCGCCTTGTTGACGCCGATCCCTTTTTCCCTCTATTTCGCCGACGGCGCCGCCGGCGCCTTTCTCCTCTCCTCGGGGATTTCACTGACGGTCGGCCTGCTTCTCTTCAAGGGCTGCCGGGGCGGCATGGAATTCTCGGTACGGGAAGGCTTCGCCATCGTCACCTTCGGTTGGCTCTTCTACGCCCTCTTCGGCGCCCTTCCCTTTATCCTGAGTGGCGCCATTCCGGCGCCTTTGGATGCCGTCTTCGAGACGATGAGCGGCTTCACTACCACCGGCTCGACCATTCTCAGGGTGATCGAAGGGCTGCCCGAAAGCATCCTCTTCTGGCGGGCCCTCACCCACTGGCTCGGGGGGATGGGGATCATCGTCCTCTCCCTGGCGATCCTGCCTATGCTCGGCGTCGGCGGCATGCAGCTCTTCAAGGCCGAGGTTCCCGGCCCCACCGCCGACCGCCTCAAACCACGCATCCAGGATACGGCCAAGCTCCTCTGGGGAGTTTATCTCCTACTCACCGCCGTTGAAACCCTGTTGCTCATGCTCGGCGGGATGACCTTCTACGAAGCCCTCTGTCACGCCTTCGCCACTCTCGCAACCGGAGGCTTTTCCACCCGCAATGCCTCGGTGGCAGCCTATGACAGTGCCTATATCGACGGGGTGATCACCCTCTTCATGTTCCTCGCCGGGATCAACTTCTCCCTCCACTATCATGCCCTGCGCGGCCGCCCCCGGGAGTTTTTCCGCAACGAGGAGTTCCGCCTCTATCTCGCCATCACCCTCGGTGCCGTCGCCGCTCTGGTCTATTTCAACCAGGGAACGGTCTATACTTCGGTGACGGAGAACTTTCGCTACAGCGCTTTTCAGGTCACGTCGATTTTGACCACCACCGGCTTCGGCACCGCCGACTTTGAACTTTGGGCGTTACCCGCCCAGTTTCTATTGGTGCTGCTCATGTTCGTCGGCGGCTGCGCCGGCTCCACCGGCGGCGGCATGAAGGTCGCACGCATCCTGCTACTCTTCAAGCATGTGCGCAACCAGCTGTTCAAACTCATCCATCCCAAGGCGGTGCGCCTGGTCAAGCTCGGGGAAACGCCGGTGGACCGCGACGTCATGCAATCGATCCTCGGCTTTTTCGCCCTCTATATGGGCATTTTTGTCGCCGCCTCGCTGCTCATGACCGCCACCGGCATGGATCTGGTATCGGCGACGACTTCCGTCATCGCCACCCTGAGCAACATCGGCCCGGGGCTCGGCTCGGTCGGCCCGGTGGATAACTTCGCCCACGTTCCGGACTTCGGCAAAGGCGTCCTGACCTGCTGCATGCTCCTCGGCCGCCTGGAACTCTTCACCGTATTGGTGCTCCTCTTCCCCTCCTTCTGGAAAAAATAA
- the elbB gene encoding isoprenoid biosynthesis glyoxalase ElbB, translating into MAKIGVMLSGCGVFDGSEIYETVITLLAIDRSGAEAVCMAPNMEQMHVVNHLTGDVAAGEKRNVLVEAARLARGKIRDLKDVKAAEIDALILPGGFGAAKNLSDFAVKGAECEVHPEVTRLIREIMTERKPLGAICIAPAVLARVLGTDKVAHKLTIGNDEGTAQALTAMGAEHVNCPVTDIVIDKENKLVSTPAYMLAGHISEAAEGIEKAVKALVKMI; encoded by the coding sequence ATGGCGAAAATAGGCGTTATGCTTTCCGGCTGCGGGGTCTTCGACGGCAGCGAAATTTACGAGACGGTCATTACCCTGCTGGCCATCGACCGGTCCGGGGCCGAAGCGGTCTGCATGGCTCCAAACATGGAACAGATGCATGTCGTCAACCATCTCACCGGGGATGTCGCCGCCGGCGAAAAACGTAACGTCCTGGTCGAAGCGGCCCGCCTCGCCCGGGGCAAGATTCGCGATCTCAAAGACGTCAAGGCGGCGGAGATTGACGCCCTGATTCTCCCCGGCGGCTTCGGCGCCGCCAAAAACCTCAGCGACTTCGCCGTCAAAGGAGCCGAGTGCGAGGTCCATCCCGAAGTCACCCGTCTCATCCGCGAGATCATGACCGAGCGCAAACCCCTGGGCGCGATCTGCATCGCCCCGGCGGTGCTGGCCCGGGTGCTCGGCACCGACAAGGTCGCCCACAAGCTGACCATCGGCAATGACGAAGGGACCGCTCAGGCCCTCACCGCCATGGGCGCCGAGCATGTCAACTGCCCGGTCACCGACATCGTTATTGACAAGGAGAACAAACTCGTCTCCACCCCGGCCTACATGCTCGCCGGTCACATCAGCGAAGCGGCCGAAGGGATCGAGAAAGCCGTCAAAGCCCTGGTCAAGATGATCTGA
- the pgeF gene encoding peptidoglycan editing factor PgeF, with protein MKLVKQGKLHYLQPTWGETAGIRAGFTTRNGGVSRAPYNSLNLGFNTDDPRYNVEGNRSTLARAFDLQPHQLLTVQQVHGTDVLVVDQPNPDLSHFLQVECDAVITNQPGMMIGVLVADCFPVLLHDPLKQAAGVVHVGWRGAAAGILGKAVKAMAASFGCRAADLVAAVGPGIGAHKYEVDRQVREAFRAGAGHWEAIAAEVDLGKWHLDLRRACQLQLAEAGVPEDAVDVAEECTCCHREMLFSYRRDAGKTGRQMGFVLLG; from the coding sequence ATGAAACTCGTCAAGCAGGGAAAACTTCATTATCTGCAACCCACTTGGGGGGAGACCGCCGGGATCCGTGCCGGTTTCACCACCCGCAACGGCGGCGTCAGCCGCGCCCCCTACAACTCGCTCAATCTCGGCTTCAATACCGATGACCCCCGTTACAATGTGGAAGGCAATCGTTCGACCCTGGCTCGCGCGTTCGACCTGCAGCCCCATCAACTGCTGACGGTACAGCAGGTGCACGGCACCGACGTGCTGGTGGTCGATCAGCCCAATCCCGATCTTTCCCACTTTTTACAGGTGGAATGCGACGCGGTGATCACCAACCAGCCGGGCATGATGATCGGTGTCTTGGTGGCCGACTGTTTTCCGGTCCTCCTCCATGATCCGCTCAAGCAGGCCGCCGGCGTCGTTCATGTCGGCTGGCGGGGGGCTGCCGCCGGGATTCTCGGCAAGGCGGTGAAGGCCATGGCCGCCAGTTTCGGCTGTCGGGCGGCGGATCTTGTGGCCGCTGTCGGTCCCGGTATCGGCGCGCATAAATACGAGGTCGACCGCCAGGTCCGCGAGGCCTTCCGGGCCGGCGCCGGTCATTGGGAAGCGATTGCCGCGGAGGTTGATCTGGGCAAATGGCATCTCGACTTGCGCCGCGCCTGCCAGTTGCAACTGGCCGAGGCGGGCGTGCCGGAAGACGCCGTCGACGTGGCCGAGGAATGCACCTGCTGCCATCGCGAAATGCTCTTCTCCTATCGCCGCGATGCCGGAAAAACCGGCCGCCAGATGGGCTTTGTTCTCCTCGGTTGA
- a CDS encoding AAA family ATPase, whose protein sequence is MPEQKPSARSFAAGKFSPPVLDPQRHLPRTRVIEILRQAEARGRRIFLIRGQAGRGKTTLAREFLQECDAPFLWYQMGEEDRDPVFFCAALLEGLRRPLARFRTPLLEAMLDKGELATGDAERAAELLATELSAFLSGPFFLVFDDLHLIDGSPASLAFFSSLLQFLPVDVRVLGLSRWALPLSLEKKCLLILDNETLALNRQETVALYDRLFDLAPTGETLDLAVRRSEGWIMGLVLIGRALARFGEDAVCSRLHGMESLGQEQVEEFFGEEVLDGLDEEMRHGLLRLALFDDLPLPLIARVSEDERVPELLAELSRHNLFVRADEEGCTYGFHHLFRDSLRNLGLRELSEEERRRALARGGRWYLEDGRIEEALACLAEARDYPACEALLKDFGMALLGSNRLKTLETALGTLPEPVMDEYAVLAFYYGMSLMDSCPERAHALLEQARGRFAETGMARGELLASAQLILFHLFIDGRFNLAAPLLGRAERLLAGLESTLPPIMLIQVNHALAAGHYFIYGDGEAVPRYAGHAWELAKQHDYDNLLAGITIIQGYHYAVRGHWESFRAKAEEAQELLANPRVSPLHRLYLRLMQLNLLSLQGDLVNYHRQRAVIEEIFSRDLLVKTTLGPLFWVLDIDVALAEGRLDEAATFVRMGLDSGYAAGNPHLRGMYRQYQAFLLALADRRPEALAAVDEALALRNEAGGRLFTAINRMILGAACVRLGEPERAERLLEEAIRLCEDLDEHFTRIGALAFRGLLRLSLGRTEEAGADIRGAMVGLKNNHLRHFYLATPTLLQEFLAAAGRLGIEVETARAIAARQLDLALLDKGRILPRLHIRTLGPLVMSLDRRMELREGVWSPAQRAFWALLLSEKERSLPQERMQLGLWPESPADKSRASFDTLLSRARRVLDAACHPLSAKNYLELKRGVLALINCHAEDEDFSAEIVSGLRLARQGRPWQAGNRLYRGLRLWRGGYLSQVEVEDEQLLARRSELERLYLQGVLAWGGLLVTAGRDDEALDLYNEALRVDPTQHDLVKALYELHSRGNAPTAARRMLEQYRKALARADYEPDEIDAIVESLWVPQPEKRGNF, encoded by the coding sequence TTGCCCGAGCAGAAGCCATCGGCGCGATCTTTCGCGGCCGGCAAGTTCAGCCCGCCCGTGCTCGACCCGCAACGCCATCTCCCCCGTACCCGGGTGATCGAAATATTGCGTCAGGCCGAGGCGCGCGGTCGACGAATCTTTCTGATCCGGGGCCAGGCCGGGCGGGGCAAGACCACCCTGGCGCGGGAATTTCTCCAGGAATGCGACGCCCCCTTCCTCTGGTACCAGATGGGGGAGGAGGACCGCGATCCGGTCTTTTTCTGTGCCGCGCTACTTGAGGGCTTGCGGCGGCCGCTGGCACGGTTTCGCACCCCGCTTCTGGAGGCCATGCTCGACAAAGGGGAATTGGCCACGGGGGATGCCGAGCGGGCCGCCGAACTGCTCGCCACCGAACTCTCCGCTTTTCTTTCCGGACCCTTCTTCCTCGTGTTCGACGACCTGCATCTGATCGACGGGTCCCCCGCCAGCCTCGCCTTTTTTTCCTCTCTGTTGCAGTTCCTGCCCGTTGACGTCCGGGTGCTGGGTCTTTCCCGCTGGGCTCTGCCGCTATCCCTGGAAAAAAAATGTCTACTGATCCTCGATAACGAGACGCTGGCCCTGAACCGGCAAGAGACGGTCGCGCTCTATGATCGGCTCTTCGACCTGGCGCCGACGGGGGAGACGCTCGATCTGGCGGTGCGCCGTAGCGAAGGCTGGATCATGGGGCTGGTGCTGATCGGCCGAGCCCTCGCCCGCTTCGGCGAGGATGCCGTGTGCAGCCGCTTGCACGGCATGGAAAGTCTGGGGCAAGAGCAGGTTGAGGAGTTCTTCGGCGAGGAGGTTCTCGACGGGCTCGACGAGGAAATGCGGCACGGCCTGTTGCGGCTTGCCCTTTTCGACGATTTGCCCTTGCCGCTCATCGCCCGGGTCAGCGAGGACGAACGCGTGCCGGAGTTGCTCGCCGAACTCTCCCGGCATAATCTCTTCGTCCGTGCCGATGAGGAGGGGTGTACCTACGGCTTCCATCACCTTTTCCGCGACAGTCTGCGCAACCTGGGGCTACGGGAGCTTTCCGAGGAGGAGCGGCGGCGGGCGCTGGCGCGGGGTGGGCGCTGGTACCTGGAGGACGGTCGGATCGAGGAAGCCCTGGCCTGTCTGGCCGAAGCCCGGGATTATCCCGCTTGCGAGGCGCTGCTTAAGGATTTCGGCATGGCCTTGCTGGGAAGCAACCGCCTGAAAACCCTGGAAACGGCCCTGGGAACCCTTCCTGAACCGGTTATGGACGAGTACGCCGTCCTTGCCTTCTATTACGGCATGAGCCTGATGGATAGCTGTCCCGAACGCGCCCACGCCCTGCTGGAACAGGCCCGTGGCCGGTTCGCCGAGACCGGGATGGCGCGGGGAGAGCTGCTGGCCTCGGCGCAGCTGATCCTCTTTCACCTCTTCATCGACGGTCGCTTCAATCTCGCCGCGCCGCTTCTGGGTCGCGCCGAAAGGCTTCTGGCCGGACTCGAATCGACCCTCCCTCCGATCATGCTCATCCAGGTCAATCATGCCTTGGCGGCGGGACACTATTTTATTTATGGCGACGGCGAAGCCGTGCCGCGTTACGCCGGTCATGCCTGGGAACTGGCGAAACAGCACGATTACGACAATCTGCTGGCCGGAATCACCATCATTCAAGGCTACCACTACGCGGTGCGGGGGCACTGGGAGAGCTTTCGCGCCAAGGCGGAAGAAGCCCAGGAACTGCTCGCCAATCCCCGGGTGAGCCCCTTGCATCGCTTGTACCTGCGGCTGATGCAGCTCAACCTCTTGAGCTTGCAAGGGGATCTCGTCAACTATCACCGGCAGCGCGCCGTCATCGAGGAGATCTTCAGCCGCGACCTGCTGGTCAAGACCACCTTGGGTCCGCTTTTCTGGGTGCTCGACATCGACGTCGCTCTTGCCGAGGGGCGTCTTGACGAGGCCGCGACCTTTGTCCGAATGGGCCTCGATTCGGGCTACGCCGCCGGCAACCCCCATCTGCGCGGCATGTATCGCCAGTACCAGGCCTTTCTTCTGGCGCTGGCGGACCGCCGCCCAGAAGCGCTGGCGGCGGTGGACGAGGCGCTGGCCCTGCGGAACGAGGCCGGGGGGCGCCTCTTTACGGCGATCAATCGCATGATTCTCGGCGCCGCCTGTGTCCGGCTCGGTGAGCCGGAGCGGGCCGAGCGCTTGCTGGAAGAGGCCATTCGCCTTTGCGAAGATCTCGACGAACACTTTACCCGAATCGGCGCCCTAGCCTTTCGTGGGCTGCTGCGCCTTTCCCTGGGACGGACTGAGGAGGCCGGCGCCGACATCCGCGGTGCCATGGTCGGACTCAAGAACAATCATCTCCGCCATTTTTACCTGGCCACGCCGACCCTGCTGCAGGAATTCCTGGCCGCCGCCGGCCGTCTCGGCATCGAGGTCGAGACCGCCCGTGCCATCGCCGCCCGTCAGCTCGACCTGGCCCTGCTCGACAAGGGGCGGATCTTGCCCCGATTGCATATTCGGACGCTCGGGCCGCTGGTGATGAGCCTCGATCGGCGTATGGAGTTGCGGGAGGGGGTCTGGAGCCCGGCGCAACGGGCCTTCTGGGCGCTGCTTCTGTCGGAAAAGGAGCGGTCGCTGCCGCAGGAACGGATGCAGCTGGGACTCTGGCCGGAGAGCCCGGCGGACAAATCCCGGGCCAGCTTCGACACCCTGCTCTCCCGGGCGCGGCGGGTGCTCGATGCCGCCTGCCATCCCCTCTCCGCCAAAAACTACCTGGAACTCAAGCGCGGTGTTCTGGCCCTGATCAACTGCCATGCCGAGGACGAGGATTTTTCCGCGGAGATCGTCAGCGGCCTGCGGCTGGCCCGGCAGGGGCGTCCCTGGCAGGCGGGAAACCGCCTCTATCGGGGTTTGCGCCTCTGGCGGGGAGGCTACCTGAGCCAGGTCGAGGTTGAGGATGAGCAGCTTCTGGCGCGCCGTTCCGAACTGGAACGCCTCTACCTGCAGGGGGTGCTGGCCTGGGGCGGGCTTCTGGTCACGGCCGGGCGCGACGACGAGGCCCTCGATCTTTACAACGAAGCCCTGCGCGTCGATCCCACCCAGCATGACCTGGTCAAGGCTCTCTATGAACTGCACAGCCGGGGTAATGCACCGACAGCGGCCCGGCGCATGTTGGAGCAGTACCGTAAAGCCCTCGCTCGGGCCGACTACGAGCCGGATGAAATCGATGCCATCGTCGAATCCCTGTGGGTTCCGCAGCCGGAAAAGCGCGGAAATTTCTGA